In Populus alba chromosome 1, ASM523922v2, whole genome shotgun sequence, a single window of DNA contains:
- the LOC118055563 gene encoding BAG family molecular chaperone regulator 4, translated as MKKSISKSTETRESNYREIHWELRPGGMLVQKMDVGDGSSGPMIKIKVSHGLCHYDIAVPAQSTFGDLKKVLAHETGLESKEQRLLFKGKEKENDEYLHMVGVKDMSKVILFEDPASKERKLEEMKRNQDTLKAYEAVARVRAEVDKLCEKVVALETNIRSGTKIAEKEFSVLTELLMIQLLKLDSIEADGQAKVQRKIEVRRIQSFVDTLENLKARNSKSFSHNSNAVSVTTKWETFASGVGSLSSPVPLQSATKLTQDWELFD; from the exons atgaaaaaatcaatttcaaaaagcACAGAGACAAGGGAGTCCAACTACAGGGAGATACACTGGGAACTTAGGCCTGGTGGCATGCTTGTTCAAAAGATGGATGTTGGGGATGGCTCTTCTGGGCCTATGATCAAGATCAAGGTCTCTCATGGCTTATGTCACTATGATATTGCTGTCCCTGCTCAATCCACTTTTG GGGATTTGAAAAAAGTCCTTGCCCACGAGACTGGTCTGGAGTCTAAGGAGCAGAGGCTATTGTTTAAAGGcaaagaaaaggagaatgaTGAATATCTGCACATGGTAGGTGTAAAAGACATGTCAAAGGTGATACTTTTTGAGGATCCAGCCAGCAAAGAGAGGAAGCTTGAGGAGATGAAGAGAAATCAGGATACATTAAAAGCCTATGAAGCTGTTGCCAGAGTGAGGGCAGAGGTTGATAAACTTTGCGAGAAG GTTGTTGCATTAGAGACAAATATTCGCAGTGGGACCAAGATTGCAGAAAAAGAATTTTCTGTCTTAACAGAATTGCTTATGATACAATTGCTTAAATTGGATTCAATTGAGGCAGATGGACAAGCGAAAGTGCAGAGAAAGATTGAG GTTCGTCGAATCCAGAGCTTTGTGGACACACTCGAGAATTTGAAAGCGAGAAACTCTAAATCGTTTAGCCATAACAGCAACGCAGTATCGGTGACTACTAAATGGGAGACATTTGCGTCTGGAGTTGGAAGCCTGAGCTCCCCTGTTCCACTACAATCTGCCACAAAACTAACTCAGGACTGGGAGCTGTTTGACTAA